A single region of the Lycium barbarum isolate Lr01 chromosome 2, ASM1917538v2, whole genome shotgun sequence genome encodes:
- the LOC132627533 gene encoding receptor-like protein kinase HERK 1 isoform X2, whose translation MICFPFLNFKPASLFPSMAAKCPRADYGEILRRKERSFKECLEKTMGEVLWSLEYALKLQEKHEKTILENDISNNKLDNNVLSTKYIMGSVAELAGVSMSKVFCQMVKTENKDLCDMLDCASWLYICLLCFRLTNKCYNPVKFIEDT comes from the exons ATGATATGCTTTCCTTTTCTTAATTTTAAG CCAGCATCTCTATTTCCTTCGATGGCTGCCAAATGCCCTCGGGCCGATTACG GGGAGATATTACGGAGAAAAGAACGATCTTTTAAAGAATGTCTAGAGAA GACTATGGGAGAAGTTTTGTGGAGCCTGGAATACGCATTGAAGCTTCAGGAAAAACATGAAAAAACAATACTAGAGAATGATATCTCGAACAATAAGTTGGATAACAATGTGTTAAGTACCAAATACATCATGGGGAGTGTGGCTGAACTTGCTGGTGTTTCAATGAGTAAAGTTTTTTGCCAAATGGTGAAAACTGAAAACAAAGACTTATGTGACATGTTAGACTGTGCCTCTTGGTTGTATATTTGTCTTCTTTGCTTTAGATTAACGAATAAATGTTACAATCCAGTAAAATTTATAGAAGATACGTAA
- the LOC132627533 gene encoding probable receptor-like protein kinase At2g39360 isoform X1, producing the protein MICFPFLNFKPASLFPSMAAKCPRADYGEILRRKERSFKECLEKPVINPALPRNRTMGEVLWSLEYALKLQEKHEKTILENDISNNKLDNNVLSTKYIMGSVAELAGVSMSKVFCQMVKTENKDLCDMLDCASWLYICLLCFRLTNKCYNPVKFIEDT; encoded by the exons ATGATATGCTTTCCTTTTCTTAATTTTAAG CCAGCATCTCTATTTCCTTCGATGGCTGCCAAATGCCCTCGGGCCGATTACG GGGAGATATTACGGAGAAAAGAACGATCTTTTAAAGAATGTCTAGAGAA GCCTGTTATCAATCCCGCTCTTCCACGGAATAG GACTATGGGAGAAGTTTTGTGGAGCCTGGAATACGCATTGAAGCTTCAGGAAAAACATGAAAAAACAATACTAGAGAATGATATCTCGAACAATAAGTTGGATAACAATGTGTTAAGTACCAAATACATCATGGGGAGTGTGGCTGAACTTGCTGGTGTTTCAATGAGTAAAGTTTTTTGCCAAATGGTGAAAACTGAAAACAAAGACTTATGTGACATGTTAGACTGTGCCTCTTGGTTGTATATTTGTCTTCTTTGCTTTAGATTAACGAATAAATGTTACAATCCAGTAAAATTTATAGAAGATACGTAA
- the LOC132627533 gene encoding uncharacterized protein LOC132627533 isoform X4, producing MCQMPNTASISISFDGCQMPSGRLRPVINPALPRNRTMGEVLWSLEYALKLQEKHEKTILENDISNNKLDNNVLSTKYIMGSVAELAGVSMSKVFCQMVKTENKDLCDMLDCASWLYICLLCFRLTNKCYNPVKFIEDT from the exons ATGTGCCAAATGCCGAATACAGCCAGCATCTCTATTTCCTTCGATGGCTGCCAAATGCCCTCGGGCCGATTACG GCCTGTTATCAATCCCGCTCTTCCACGGAATAG GACTATGGGAGAAGTTTTGTGGAGCCTGGAATACGCATTGAAGCTTCAGGAAAAACATGAAAAAACAATACTAGAGAATGATATCTCGAACAATAAGTTGGATAACAATGTGTTAAGTACCAAATACATCATGGGGAGTGTGGCTGAACTTGCTGGTGTTTCAATGAGTAAAGTTTTTTGCCAAATGGTGAAAACTGAAAACAAAGACTTATGTGACATGTTAGACTGTGCCTCTTGGTTGTATATTTGTCTTCTTTGCTTTAGATTAACGAATAAATGTTACAATCCAGTAAAATTTATAGAAGATACGTAA
- the LOC132627533 gene encoding probable receptor-like protein kinase At2g39360 isoform X5: protein MAAKCPRADYGEILRRKERSFKECLEKTMGEVLWSLEYALKLQEKHEKTILENDISNNKLDNNVLSTKYIMGSVAELAGVSMSKVFCQMVKTENKDLCDMLDCASWLYICLLCFRLTNKCYNPVKFIEDT from the exons ATGGCTGCCAAATGCCCTCGGGCCGATTACG GGGAGATATTACGGAGAAAAGAACGATCTTTTAAAGAATGTCTAGAGAA GACTATGGGAGAAGTTTTGTGGAGCCTGGAATACGCATTGAAGCTTCAGGAAAAACATGAAAAAACAATACTAGAGAATGATATCTCGAACAATAAGTTGGATAACAATGTGTTAAGTACCAAATACATCATGGGGAGTGTGGCTGAACTTGCTGGTGTTTCAATGAGTAAAGTTTTTTGCCAAATGGTGAAAACTGAAAACAAAGACTTATGTGACATGTTAGACTGTGCCTCTTGGTTGTATATTTGTCTTCTTTGCTTTAGATTAACGAATAAATGTTACAATCCAGTAAAATTTATAGAAGATACGTAA
- the LOC132627533 gene encoding probable receptor-like protein kinase At2g39360 isoform X3 codes for MAAKCPRADYGEILRRKERSFKECLEKPVINPALPRNRTMGEVLWSLEYALKLQEKHEKTILENDISNNKLDNNVLSTKYIMGSVAELAGVSMSKVFCQMVKTENKDLCDMLDCASWLYICLLCFRLTNKCYNPVKFIEDT; via the exons ATGGCTGCCAAATGCCCTCGGGCCGATTACG GGGAGATATTACGGAGAAAAGAACGATCTTTTAAAGAATGTCTAGAGAA GCCTGTTATCAATCCCGCTCTTCCACGGAATAG GACTATGGGAGAAGTTTTGTGGAGCCTGGAATACGCATTGAAGCTTCAGGAAAAACATGAAAAAACAATACTAGAGAATGATATCTCGAACAATAAGTTGGATAACAATGTGTTAAGTACCAAATACATCATGGGGAGTGTGGCTGAACTTGCTGGTGTTTCAATGAGTAAAGTTTTTTGCCAAATGGTGAAAACTGAAAACAAAGACTTATGTGACATGTTAGACTGTGCCTCTTGGTTGTATATTTGTCTTCTTTGCTTTAGATTAACGAATAAATGTTACAATCCAGTAAAATTTATAGAAGATACGTAA
- the LOC132627531 gene encoding 7-deoxyloganetin glucosyltransferase-like, whose translation MNRAEKPILSKPHAVCIPFPAQGHINPMLKLAKLLHIRGFHITFVNTEFNHRRLLKSRGPYSLNGLSSFRFQSIPDGLPPSNEDATQDVPSLCEACKTVCLAPFRDLVTRLNDNSSFPPISCIISDAAMSFTLQVSEELGIPYLGFWTGSGCSLWALIQYPKLVEGGYFPLKDESYLINGHLDTIIDWIPGMEGIRLKNLPSFIRSRVDEPSYIVMKYIVEEIVDKIPKFSALIFNTIDTLESNVLQQISTKFPAVYTIGPLHLPLLNNLTQDDDLNSIGSNLWKEDTDCLEWLDTKKPNSVVYVNFGSVTVMSNEQLIEFAWGLANIKMNFLWITRSDLVMGDSAILPHEFLAETKERGLLGGWCPQEQVLSHPSIGGFITHCGWNSTLESISFGVPMLCWPFFADQQTNCWFICNRWGVGMEIDSNVKREVIEKLVRELMIGEKGKEMKENALKWKKLAEETITSSNGSSYMNFEKLVSHVLLRNGPS comes from the exons ATGAACCGGGCAGAGAAACCCATATTGTCCAAGCCTCATGCAGTATGTATTCCATTTCCAGCACAGGGCCATATAAATCCAATGCTCAAATTGGCCAAACTCCTCCATATCCGAGGCTTTCATATCACCTTTGTTAACACAGAGTTCAATCACCGACGATTGCTCAAATCGCGGGGTCCCTATTCCCTCAATGGCCTATCTTCCTTTCGTTTCCAGTCCATCCCTGATGGACTCCCTCCCTCGAACGAGGATGCCACACAAGATGTTCCGTCTTTGTGTGAGGCATGTAAGACAGTATGTTTGGCTCCTTTCAGAGACCTTGTCACAAGACTAAATGATAATTCCAGTTTCCCTCCTATTAGTTGCATAATTTCTGATGCTGCCATGAGCTTCACTCTTCAAGTTTCTGAGGAATTGGGTATTCCTTATCTTGGCTTTTGGACTGGTAGCGGTTGTTCCTTGTGGGCTTTAATACAATATCCTAAACTTGTGGAAGGAGGTTATTTTCCACTAAAAG ATGAAAGTTATTTGATCAATGGCCATTTAGACACGATTATAGATTGGATACCTGGCATGGAAGGCATTCGTCTAAAAAACTTGCCAAGCTTCATCAGATCCAGAGTCGATGAACCTAGCTATATTGTAATGAAATATATAGTGGAAGAAATCGTGGACAAAATTCCCAAATTCTCTGCACTCATTTTCAACACTATCGACACGCTAGAGAGTAACGTTTTGCAACAAATTTCGACCAAGTTCCCTGCAGTTTATACTATTGGACCGTTACATCTCCCTTTGTTGAATAATCTAACTCAAGACGATGACTTGAACTCAATTGGATCAAATCTATGGAAAGAAGATACTGACTGTCTCGAATGGCTGGACACAAAGAAACCAAATTCCGTTGTTTATGTGAATTTCGGAAGTGTTACAGTAATGAGCAATGAGCAGTTAATTGAATTCGCATGGGGACTTGCAAATATCAAGATGAATTTCTTGTGGATCACTAGATCAGATTTAGTCATGGGTGATTCAGCCATTTTGCCACATGAATTTCTCGCGGAGACTAAGGAAAGAGGTTTATTAGGTGGTTGGTGTCCTCAAGAACAAGTTCTAAGTCATCCATCAATTGGAGGATTTATAACGCATTGTGGATGGAATTCGACTTTAGAAAGCATATCATTTGGTGTGCCAATGTTATGTTGGCCATTTTTTGCAGATCAACAAACAAATTGCTGGTTTATTTGTAATCGTTGGGGTGTGGGGATGGAAATTGATAGCAATGTGAAGAGGGAGGTGAttgagaaacttgtgagagagctGATGATTGGAGAAAAGGGTAAAGAGATGAAAGAAAATGCATTGAAGTGGAAAAAATTAGCAGAAGAAACTATTACTTCTTCAAATGGATCTTCTTatatgaattttgagaagttagTTAGTCATGTGCTATTGCGAAACGGTCCTTCATGA